The Mastacembelus armatus chromosome 13, fMasArm1.2, whole genome shotgun sequence DNA segment CCTTTAGCTTTAGCAGGCCATTGGGAGATAGACACTGGGGAGCAATATTCAGACTTAGGCCAGTGAGGATAACTGGGAAGCCCATTTCTCTCAGCACTGCATGATCTATTTATAAGAGTGCCATCTTAGTTTCACTGTATAAATCACAATGACAGTAAAACTCCTTACCCTTATCCTTTTGACTTCTGACTTCTTTAGGATCATATGGACGTACAGCACAGAGCATAACTTTGGAAGTATGTCACTAATCACCGACAATGAGCAATCTTTGGACGTTAGCCCTCTCTAACTCACACGGCCATACCTTTATTGCTACCATGTTCCTGTCTTCATGGATCACTCTAATGAGACCATCGAGGTTACCATTTTTCATTATACCTCAAGGCAGTGAACACATGGACTAGTCTGTTTTGTCATTATGTCAGCATTAAACCTTGTTTCTAGAGAAAGTTTAGGACCGAAGCAACACCATTCAGCGTCTGTGATTGAGTGtttcaaagtgaaaatgaataagTTTGAATGTTTGCACATCTTTactgacaggaaatgaagtaAACTGATTTCTCATAAGACTTAACATTTCTTATATGTTTTGTCCAGGTCACAAAATCAGTGTTTTACAATGTTATCATTTTGGAATGTGAGTGTAATGTCAGCTCAATCATTTGTGGCTTGTAATGGAAGAATGCACTTCCCATTTCTGTGCTTCCAACTGTGTCCTGTCAGCACTTTAAAACACTCATCTAGACTCTGAAGTTCCCTGTTCTTCATAGTGAAAGTAAATTCACCATTAGGAGTCAACCACATGTGATTTGATTATAAAGTAATGCACAATGTAAACAAAGAACAAGTACCTCAAAACTTACATGATTGTATTACACTGtgtgacactgaaaaaagacaTATGTGACAAACAGTTAATCCTGTCTCAGTGGTCTGGAAAAAGAAATGCTTTGGTAGAGTGTTAGGTCATAATAATGAGGTATTAAAAAGAAAGCACTTCTAGTTGGTGGCTCTGCAATGCTCTTTATGTATTTGTCACATGAGATTACATAACTATCCCTGACATGATGTTGCCATATTAGATTTTTTGTCATGTTATctcttgtatttttaaaatgaaacactttCAGTATTCATGTTACAGCAGGTCCAGTGTGCTAGTGATGTGTGAATTTAGCACAGATAACCAATGAAATAGCTTCAAAATATTTGAAGTGCTGAACGCAGATatcataacaaaataaatacacaatacTGATAATGGTGTATAAAAGTTTTCATTTGTAGTTTGAAACATGTacacaaaattaataaaacacagtgtcAATAGgtcataataaaaacatgaattaataGAAAATTGTATAAACAAAGCTTAAAGTGATATTAGTGAGCGTATAAAAAGCAATTCCAATGAGATCATCCCCTCCAGCTATGAGATACTCTAAATGCACCAGCCCTGGATTAGATTTCAATGCATTATAGTTCCCTGTTTAATACATgtctataatgcattttcttttaaaaggtGAGAAATTAGGAAAGTGGTAAATTATAACAATTGAATTGCATTCACTTGCAACATGTCAGTTCTGTATGTTATTTGAGCGTGTTTATGATAACAAAGAGTTACTGTGCCTGAGTTAATaacaaaaaactgtaaaaagttAAAGTTTCCACATTGGCCTCTATTCACCTGTGAATCTTTGAGCTTTGAAAAGTGAGTGCTTTCTCACAGACCTGGAAAGAGGTAGATGTGCTTTGTCACAGTGCATCTGTCTTTGGTTGGcatctgttttctgtcctgAAACTCCTCAAACCGCTGCATGACCTATGTCGTTGAAATAAACAGTTAATCATTTATACGAAGATAAAACCAATAAAAGCAGACCATCACCCTGTGGTGCTGTCACCTTACACCTGATATTACCTTCCCACCTGAGAGTTGTGATGAGTCAGCTGTTGTTTACTACGCAAGTATATTTCACACCCAGAAACACGGTTTACTCTTGCAAAACTCACCTTTCTGAAAAgttcatcaacatcatcattaCGTGCAAAGTTGTTGAACACGTCAACAACATACTGGATAAGAAAAGAGCCATCATCTCTGTGTCGATATGAGACAGTatctgaaagggaaaaaaaacatatagaaaCAGTAAACGATAATGTTCTTCACTGTCTCGACACAGATATTTCAGTTGAACTGACCAGGGGTGCtggaaagaagagaaatgaaatcTTTCTCTTTGTGTACGCGTCGAATAGAATCATCCTCCACGTCATCCTCAGCAGCAGATGCAGCTGGACGACACTGTGGTGCTTCATCGCTAAACACAGCAGGTTTCACAGTCACAGCAGGTTTCACACTGTCACAAACAAGCACAGCTCCGTCCTCCTCTGAAACACATGTGGCATGTTTTTAATGCAGGTGAAGAGAGCCCCACTCACTTAAAGACAACACACGAGACATCCATTTAGCAGACTCCTGCTTGAATTTGTATTCAAGTTTAGTTTGTCTGTAAGAATAAATGAGAATCACCTCCTCTGCAGGCCTGGATGATTATGATCTTGGGTTTGTTAAGCAGCGCTGGACACCCCTCTGAATCTAAGTGTTTGTAAATGTTGTTGATGGGGAGCTCATCCTTATCAGAGCAGTTCTCTTTCCAGTTGACGCCCAGGACAGCCCCCAGCTTCCCATGAGACATGatcaccacaaacacactgtctgtctctttgaGTTTTGAATGTTTAGAGAAATCAATTAGGGCCTTGTCAATTTCCTGTGAAAGAAATGTCAGATATTAGTATCAGTATTAGTAGTAACTCaaccaaatatgttttttttttttaatttccctttTAATATGTACCTCTCCTGTGAGGTTTGTGTATTTCACTACTTCATATCCCAGAGCTCTGAGCAGTTTCTCCATGTTCTCCTCGTCCTTCTCAGCTCCCCTTCTGTTCAACCTCTCATTAGCAAACTTTATATTAGTGATTAGCAGGGCCACACGGTTCCTAATGTTATTCTTGGTCACAGGGTAAATCTGAAAAAGAATTTAAAGAAATTTAGGTAAAACTTTACAAAAAGGCACGGTTCATATACTTCAGCAATTCTTAACACATGATTCACAATGATTTAATACAAGAGTTAATGCAGGATGTATCAGTTCATCAGCTCTATTAGCTTAGATTAAACATTTCTTAACTGATAATCTAAGAATGTATTAGTCACTGAAAACTATAATGACTTGGTCAATTGTTAATAGCGACTAACAGGAATTCATGATACATCCTGCATTAGTTTGTGCATTAACTCATTGTGAATCATGGGTTAGTTAAATATTATAGAAGAATAGGATTTGTACCTTTTATTGTAAATTTATATCaaaagttaaacaaaaacatcttaaCACGATCAATGACAGGAAAAGTGTTAATTTCACACACGACAAATTTAAGCTCAAAGAAAATGAACTGGTTTTAACACTGAAGATACAAAACAACAATCTTAATACTGTTGTTGCATCAAAAGTacagttttatttcttgttaTTCTGGTTTCACTTAAGATAGTGTGAGATATTTTGTAGCATTTTTTGTGAATGACTAACATTTCGATCGTTGACTTTTGAGCTCCAGAATGCCTCAGTGGTGGGGATGAGTGTGGCTGACCACTCCTGCTTCTCCTCTgcagctgcaacacaacaaaacattgcTGTCCATAatgaagtgtttctgtttgtgtacgTTTTGAATAGAAGTGGCCGAAAGACGTCAGCTCACCTGGCGGTTCAGGCTGACCACTGCATAAACCCAGCTCAGAGAAAAGATTTGCATCTCTGCGCTCAAGGTGAGCGATCATCTTGCCGCTGGCTatcttccctttcttctttaCAGTGTCGATGAGGCAGCGTGCCCTGTCTCTTGTGATGCTGTTCTCCTCGAGTACTGAGTCTTTCTCCCCTTCATTCAGGACACCATCCTCTAAAAGGTCATCCAGGAGCTGTTTAATCAGGTCTTTGGAGACTCTCTCCACAAACTGAACCCTAACCTTGAACAGCTCCTTATCTGGAAGATATTACACAAAACCTCTTTTACACTTTATGTTCAGTTATCAgttcatagatagatagatatgacTTATAAGACAATGGGACCCTGTGTAAATGCAACCACACTGAGCAGCCACGTGATTTGTAATCAGCTTGTGTCTTCTTGTGCTTGTTCTGCAACTGTTTTATCCAAGCTGTGTTTTAACTGgtttttcatctctttccatccatccagcatcaatacctgcttattcctatttagggtcacagggatctgctggagcctatcccagctctctttgggtgaaagacgggtacaccctggacaggtcaccagtccatcacagggccacatagagacaaacaacctcacacactcactagAGTCACTAataaacctgacatacatgtttttggactgtgggaggaaaccagagtacctggagtaaactcacaagcacagggagaacatgcagactccacacagaaagactcgGCTCCTAACTAACTGATCGTCATCCATCCTCAGTTATTTCCAAGTTTGATGAGAGTTTTTCTATAAAAGATGAAATTTGCTCTTTTGTGCACTGAGATTTCTGGTGCAAGAACATATGGCTGATGAATATTCAGGCCTGACCACCTTTGTCTTAACAGCAGCCCTCAACTGACGCTTCACTGGCTCACAGCGTTGAATACACAGTTACCCTT contains these protein-coding regions:
- the caspa gene encoding caspase a, producing MHMSNDNCKNKDKELFKVRVQFVERVSKDLIKQLLDDLLEDGVLNEGEKDSVLEENSITRDRARCLIDTVKKKGKIASGKMIAHLERRDANLFSELGLCSGQPEPPAAEEKQEWSATLIPTTEAFWSSKVNDRNIYPVTKNNIRNRVALLITNIKFANERLNRRGAEKDEENMEKLLRALGYEVVKYTNLTGEEIDKALIDFSKHSKLKETDSVFVVIMSHGKLGAVLGVNWKENCSDKDELPINNIYKHLDSEGCPALLNKPKIIIIQACRGEEDGAVLVCDSVKPAVTVKPAVFSDEAPQCRPAASAAEDDVEDDSIRRVHKEKDFISLLSSTPDTVSYRHRDDGSFLIQYVVDVFNNFARNDDVDELFRKVMQRFEEFQDRKQMPTKDRCTVTKHIYLFPGL